AGTAACATAACACACCGTAGGAAATCCAGTCTCTACCAACTAAGCAACTGAAAATATGCCAGCAGAGAATATCCTGCCTCAcagtgaggaaaagaaagcagggtCTCCTGTCATAAATTAAAGTGAACAGCACATTTATGCTCCTGTGCAGGTCAAAAATAGGCTCCATGAACTCCTCAACacacaaaacactgaagagcCTCCTATGTGAAGCATATTCCGGGTCAGAACATGAGACAGATTGCTTCAACCCACTAACTCTTCTCAGCAATTTATTACCTGGTGATTCTGATACCATTTCTTATCCATCAACTCTAAAAATATCTGCATTCCATTCTGATGACATTTGTCATACTTAATTTTATAGCTGTCACAAGACCTGAATTTACTGATTTCAGTAGTTCATTCCGCGCCATCGCATTGGCCATCACGCACTAAGAACATGTATGTTGTAAATCTGGACTACAGACAGTGGTCTGAATATAGAGAAAGAGTTAAGGTAAAACTGAGACCTACCTCAAAGCCTGAAACCTGAATTTTTCAAGGAATTCCTCGTTTCTTTCTCAGTTATTGCTACCTGTGAAACACAGACTTGCAAACTACATCTGGGAATCCTTTACAGGAAACTGCAGAAGTCACAGCAGCTACTGCAGCCTTTTAGGAGCGGATCATATGATAACTGCTTTTGGAAGCACAGCCAAAGTTTTTGCAAACcctttcactgtgtttttttttactgtcatcAACATTTTACTAAATTACTATTTAAAGGCTTTAGCAATTCAGACCAAAGAATCATCAGATATCCCAAACTTATTAAAAGTTATTGATATTCATCTTAAGACATTTTTTGAGACTGCTTTGACTAAGACAGGCAAGTTAATAGCTCATGAACTTGTAAAATACATGTTATAGCTACTAAGATGAGTTACTGCAAGGAATGATTATCTGCATGTAAATGCCCAGGCAAACTACATTAAGATATCAGACCTTACTGTTTCATTTGGCAGAGGGAGAGAACAGTGCCACTTGAAAATACCCAGAAGGCAGGGTACAGTGCCTCAGTAAACTGGGTTTTGAATTTATATATCAAGTTAAGCTTCTCCCCAACAGCCAAGAAAATCACAAACCCTCCCTCACAGTGCAGCAGCACACCAATCTTGGTAGCCTTCACATTGGGTAAGTTCTTTTCAACATCATTATGCCAGGCTGAAATTTTGGAATTAAACCACTCAATGCACCAAGAACTGCTGTTCCTACCCAGGCGGCTGTCTGGCCCCTCCCGGTCCATGCTGCCATAGCAGATGCCAATGGCACAGAagtttttctgctgcagttcCACTTCCCAGTAGTGGATGCCTCTCTTGAAGCACTGGAACCCCAGCACTTGGGAACAATAGGTGAAACGCTGAGGGTGGTGGTTATAATTCAGGGGGCTGTCTGAGACAGACATCTTGGTGTATCTGTCAGACAGAAGCACTTTGTTATGAGCTGTGTTGAAATCCAGGGTGATGTTAGCAGCATCTGTAAAGACATGAATCAGTTGAAGGTAGTGAAGAGCAGTGCAGTTTTATTTATACAGTCCTGTGAAGGCAACACGTGTTCCTACGCATCTTTATCTCCCtactcagctctcctccgcagcGTAGGCAGTTCTTAGGGCTGCAGTAACAGCTGCTGGGTTCAACTGCAGCTCCATGTTGCAGAGCAGGCAAACAGGGAGGGACaggtttccttccttccttcctgcgTCCCCACAAATTTCTCTAGCCACCCAAATATATGCCGGCAGCAGAGAGAGATTACTGATCTGGCAGTGAAAGAGCCTAcatttaatttcaaagaaaaatcaagtggGTTTCATTGTATTTCTAGGTTCCCCTAATGCAGTCATTTGGGGGGAAACCAAAGTCATTACTAAGAAAACTTTAGTTACGCTCTGGCAAATACATGAATACAGAATGTTAATTTTGATTCATCTGGCAAAGAACCACTATTTAGTAAGGTAaactttcttcctccttatccTCCAAAACTTTCACTTGTAACAACTAGTTAATAACGCTCCAAAGGCTATCTAGCTAACTAAACCCCCTCAAAAACTTCATCAGATAACTACAAAGGTCATGTAACACCAGTGCAATAAGCACAGAAAGTTCATCTTTACATAGTGTAACGTTGGCATCTTACACTGCAAAAGCTcctctctgtctttctgaagaaagctgCTAATAAGATCTTTTGTATTAGCCGCAGCTGCAGCTTTTAGTGCTCCTGTGCTTGTTGCTCCCGTGCTTGTTGCTCCTGTGCTTGGTGCTCCTGTAttgacaaaagaaaagagagttTGGCCACTTGGGAAGAAACATTGCACGCTTAACACAGAAAGATTCAGGCTGGAGTGGATCTCAAGTTATCTGGCCTAGCTTCCTTGCTGCAAGTAGGGCTAACTTCGGTAAGGAGGGCTAACTTCAGTATTAGCTCAGGTTGCTCCCTGTCTTGTAAAGTTTTGAAAATGCCATTGCCACTGGGCAACTTCTTTCAGTACTTGATAGCTCTCACAGTGACCACGAAAAGCCTCCTCAGAGGCAACAGCTGAACTTTTGCCTGATAGACCAATACCAGTGATCATCTACTTGGCATTTTAAGAGTAGTCAATGAAGACTAGAATAAGTATCCTCAAGTTTGAACTTACCAAATGAAATGGGAAACTTTTTGTccgctggaaaaaaaaaaaaaagttatctgttAGTTGTCTCCACGTCAGCTATAATACCATCGTCATGGCTCTTCTGAAGCTGCATCAGCAGATAAAGCTGACAGTCCAGCATGCTGAAGCCACACAGAAATACACCCATACTGGAATACTGCACGTGAAGCACAACCTACTATTTGCCTCCTATTTCATAGGGTCATAAGCCTGGAAGGAGCTTCATCTCTACCCTTGGATGCAACATGTTAGAGGAAGTGGTAATAAGCCTATTCCCATGAGACACGTAGGCTGCTTCTTTTTTAGAACAGAATTTTTAGTGCAGCACCAGGAGTTGCTCATCGATTCTATGAAGTGATCCACAGCAAACACCTCTGAGTGCTCCCCACACAGGACTCATGAACAGAAACGACTGTATTTCAGGAGCCCAGTGGAAGTGACAGAAGTAGTTTCTTAACACTTAGATCTAGTTGAAAAAGAGAACATGGAAGACCTTCCAAAGAGGCCAGAATGCCACATGAATACCAGTAACTGGATAAAACAGCATTGAAAGACCTGAGCATACCCTGCCACGAAGACTGTCTACATCAGCCTTAGACTTTAAGCAAGATGTTTAAGTAAGGCCACTGCTAATCACCACTTACGGTTATCTGCCTCCTCCTGCAAAGGTTCTTGAATCTGGCACggttttttctctttgtacGTACGCTCttgtgaagggagaaaaaaaaaaaagaacatgaataGCTTATAAGCAGGATTCATTACATACAAATCCATCAAAAAAGCATAGACATTTTgcacaagtgaaaaataaatattccattGCATTGCAAAGCAGAAGGGCAGTGAAGTACTGCAAGAACCAGAGGGTAGGGAAGCTCTCCTTTGCTTTACAGTCTGCGCTGACAACACCACAAGCACACATGCACCCTGAGGCTAATGCACCATTGTATCCGTGCAGTTTGCTTCTTTACAGCTCACACGGCATCCATCACTAAATAGCACAAAACATCCTCCCCTTCCCACACAAAAGTGCTCATTACAGATAatcgctgcatccccattagagCAAGCAGCTCTTGGGTACTGCTTGAGCTCTTTATTTAATGGCAAAACCTTAGTTAGGAGAGGATGATGTTCTTTAGTACTTACGTGGTCCAGGCAGCTTTTTCCCAGGAACGGATCTATTTAGCGCAGCTGCTAGAGGGGGCTTAGTTTTCCTAGgtgtttgtttctctgcaatggcaatattttacattattgtTTGTATTGCCAAGGACAATTATGCAcgaaaaaggacattttttcaATCATATTTTTCAGGCATGTGATTAGAACTTAAGTGATGGCAAAGTGATTGGCAAAGTTGGAACTACATGGAAGTTACCCAAGCCCCAGTCCAGAAGATACTTTTGCTTAACCTGGTAAGTAGAGCTTCATTCTACAATGTTTACACCGTTAGTACCTTTACAATTGGGTAATTCAATCACTCCAGGGTGTATTATGTCTTCCCCTCAAATCCACATATCCTGAATATCCTGACATCCACATATCATATATAATGAAATGTAAcaagggcaagtgtagagtctTGCATTTGGCCAAGAACAACTCCAGACACCAGTACAAGTCGGGGACTGACCTGTTGGAGAGCAGCGTAggggaaagggacctgggggtcctggtaaACAGCCggatgaccatgagccagcactgtgcccttgtggccaagaaagccaatggcatcctggggtgtattagaAGTGGCGTGGTTAGTAGGTCAAGAGAagttctcctccccctctactctgccctggtgagaccacatctggaatattgcgtccagttctgtgcccctcagttcaagaaggacagggaactgcttgagagagtgcagcacagagccacaaagatgattaagggagtaGAGCATCTCcttacgaggaaaggctgagggagctggagaggaggagactTTAGcttggaggagactgaggggtgaccttattaatgtttataaatatgtaaagggtgagtgtcaggaggatgaAGTCAGGGTCTTCTCAGTGATatctaatgataggacaagaggtGCAAGCTGGAGCATGGGAGGTTCTGcttaaatagaataaaattttttatggtgagggtgacagaacactggaacaggctgcctaggggggttgtggagtctccttctctgaagacattcaaaacccgcctggatgcaTTCCTGCGTGACCTGATCTAGATGTTCCTGCTTCGGCAgagggattggactagatgatttttcaaggtcccttccaatccctaacattctgtgattccgtgacTGTGTCCAACCCTGCtgcataataaaaatgtaaattactCTAAGGAATAAAGGCCAAGTTGTGCCAGAGGGGCATAGTGTCCCGATTATCTATACTTGGGTAAGTACTGAGTAAAGAGACACTAGCACATTTTGTTCTCCTATACTTTACAGCAGACTGTACGtttttgtttggaaatggaGGACCACAGAAGTTGGAAGACAGTTTATATTAACCAGCTCTATTTGCTGCACTagttgtggttgtttttttgtttgtttgtttgtttttaatgatatttCAGTTGCAGTGAGAATATCCCTCACTTGATCTCAAAGGCATAAAGGAACAAATCATAAAATACCAATTCTCTAAACGATACAATACCTTCTGGTCTTTTCTCCTTAGGCTGACTCACTGTATGCTTGACAATTTCTTTAAGGTTAATGGCAGACTGATAAGCATTATGTATCAAGTTTTGGTCCATTTCAATCACAGGCACAAAAGCCTCTTTTGTTGATGCTCgttgcagtgctgctgctctctgaaatgagaaatgaaacatCTCATGCAGACCACCTTCTGTGGTGGATGTAGGCAAATACAACCAAGTTACTTTAAATGGAGTAGGTTTTGTGCATTTAGCTCAAATGCAAACAAGCAAAGGTGACGGTCAGACATGAGCCATGGCAAACTTTCAACAGCAACTCATCAAACCATAAGCAGTAATTCCTAATTGATACCTAAAGCAATGAGAAAGATCTACTAGACTTCATCACAGTATGGAGATGTAACACCTCACAGAGATGGGTTCTCTCATTCACTGACTTTTCTGCTTGTGGCAGAAGTAGTAATGAGGCTGGTGAGGGAAGGGGCTGCAAATTACTGGACAGAAGTTTGTTCCAGTGCTCTTTCACTGTTATTTGTGTGCTTCTCAGTACACCTTTTTACAGAAGGTTCTTGCACATGATTGCATTGTCATTTGAATAaaagtggctggagagcaggacTGCCACAGCAGTTTTTTGTGATTCTGCATTCTAGAAATTTGAAGAATTAGATTTGCATCTAGAGGACTTAttacctttaaaaacagaacgTCATCATGTTCTGTCAGTGCCATCTCAATCTGGTCTCTGAGAGACTGAATTTCATTCTTCTTACTTCCCAGAACAGTATAAATGTAATCAAACTTTTTGCaaactcttttttcttcttctgtaattACTTTAAAgatctggttttctttttcttcaatcAAAGCTTTAATTTCCAAAAACTCGTTTCTCATCAAATCTCGCTTTCTGGCAGCTGTCTCCTGAAGCAAAcaaggacagacagacactgGTTTCAAAAGAACAGTTTGTGGAAAAAGTGCTGCTgctactacaaaaaaaaaaaaaaagtctttgaggAACATCTAAACTAATTACTTGACATTCGCAATAGAAAATCTATGCATTcctattttctttggaaagaaaaatcatttactCCCAAGAAATCAAGACAGTTGTCAGCCTCTGTtccagggggctgctgggcagaggccAGGCCAGCCGTGCCATCTAGTGGTTAGAAGAAGTGGAACTATATCAGGTCTTTGCCAGCTTTGACACCACACACCCACTTGCACGGCTGTAGTTGTTCCTGTGTCAGAGATGTGCTTTGCGGCATATTCAGTTAATATAAAGTTATTCCCCATCCTCCAAGAGGTGTTCCAGAGGAGCACAGAAGGGCTACCCTGGCAGTTTTGCAGTTTCTTGGTCCCCACCACCCAGTCCAGGAAGGACGGTACAAGTGAGATGTACCCAATCCAGCAGCCAGCACGTGACAACCCCAATCGTTCGGTACGAGCAAGGACAGGCTGTGTTAAATTATGGGAAAGAACCATTCCACATTTCAGCAACGGTGCAGCTATTATTGCCCATTCATGCTTTAGCTTAGGCTGCACAGATGCACTCTTTCTGGTGCACAGGAATGGATGGGTTCGAGCCCAGTTAGCGCTCGGGTACATCAGCACTCGCATGAACAAAGCCCTTGTAAGGCGGCTGCATTTGCTCCCATCTGCCATGGAGCTGCCTGACTCTGCCAAAATGTCTCttttctgttccctcccaaTAAGGTCTTCTGGCAATGCAATCTTGGTACTACAGCTATTGTCACAAGAGTACGAGCATCAACAATGCTCAGGAGCCAGCATACACCAAGCGACCGGACAGTGTTTAGAACAGGAAGGTACCCACTTACAGCAGCTTGGCTTTGGCTCGTTTTCACAGAGTTCATTGCTTGAGTAGCTTTTTCACTCTGATTATGCAGCTCTGTCAGTTTCTTCTTCAGTGCTGACTGCAGTAGAGGAGATCAGACAAGATTTTAGAAAAAGGAGTTGCTGTATTTGTAGAAACTTTTAAATAACCGCTGTAAGCATTTAGTACTACTGATTTAAAACCCACTGCTCCTTAAACCTTACAGAATGTAAAAATGCTCTCCTGCACATGCCCGGTTTGTGAAGCCAGAACCCTCCCTGCGGCTCCGCCTTTCCCAACAGCGAGAGGGACATTGTTGAGTCACTCTCTTGATAAGGGCTGTTCATCAGCACAGCTGTTCCCAGTGCTGAAAATACACTTTATCTCTTAGGCTGGACTTTGGGCACTAGGTAAAACTAGGTTTACTAGGTAAACACTGCTCTTCACCTCTCACTTCAATAATGTTATCACTCAGATGTGGATTAGCtattcttttagtttaagatgCTGCTAAGCAAAGTCAGGGAGGCTGTCTTCAGTTAAGCCATATCGGTGCTCACTGAGTCTGGCCACCtaacttttcagtgttttcgTCAACTACCCTCTGATTTTTAGCTGCGCTGTACAACACGAAGGCCAggtttccttccctgctgctccctggagAACCTGCTCCTGGCTCTTACTTAGCACGTGCTCAAGATCGCTCTAGGGTATTTCTATAGCTCTTTGCTTTCTAAGAACGTAGCAGCAGCAAGCGGTGCCTACAGGCTCTCAGTAAGCCAGCGGCTCCCTGCCAAGTCCTGCTGGGAGCCTCGCCAGCCAGCACGGCTcaaggctggggctgcccatcGCCTCGACCCCAGCCTGGGAACCCCTCTCCTCGCCTCGGCAAGGGCAGGGCGAGGTGTGCAGAGCCTCCAAAGAGCTCAGGCTCACACAGGAGGACAGACATCAGGAGGACAGACAGGCAGGAGGCTTGCAGCCTGGACCGAGCCGAGccaccctgcccctgccccgctcACCTCGGCGTCAGCCTTGgcctgctgcagggggctgGCGTGACACAGCTTGTGGCTgaggaggcagagggagcagaTGCAGGTGCCGTGCTGCCTGCAGAAGAACTCGAAGAGCTTGTTGTGCTGCGAGCACTTGCGCTGCTGCAGGTCGCGCACGGGCGGGCAGAGCTGGTGGTCGCGGAAGGCCGGGCTGTCGTGGTGCGGCCGCAGGTGCTCGGCGCAGAAGGAGGCCATGCAGGTCAGGCACGTCTGCACCGCCtgagcctgcaggcagctgtcGCAGCACACGGGGGCCGCCGCttcctccgccaccgcctcatcttcctcatcctcatcctcctgccgctgctgctgctgctgctgctgctgctcgcccccggcgcagccctgcagctgctccaccACCCGGCACAGCACCGTGTTCTTGCGGAGCTGCGGCCGGCCCGCGAAGGTGGCCCGGCACTGCGGGCAGCTGAAGCCGGTCTCCAGCCCGGCCCAGGTGAGCTCCAGGCAGGAGGTGCAGAAGTTGTGGCCGCACGGCACCGTCACGGGGCTGTTGAAGAGGGAGAGGCAGATGGAGCAGGTCAGCTCCTCCTCCAGCGCCGCCAGGCTCGGCTCCGACGAGGCCCGGGTCAGCGCCGCCATCGTCCCGGCCGTGCCACCCGCAGCCACCGCCGCTGCTCCTCGGCTGCCCAGAAACGAAACTTGGGGCTGCGGCTTTCCGGCAAACGACGTGGCCGGGCCCCGCCTCGCTTTGGGGCGCGGCGGCTCCGGGACCGGCCCCCGGCCGCACCCGGGGCTGCGCCGagcgggggcggcggccgggaccccccccggtacggccgggaccccccccggtaCGGCCGGTCCCGCGGCGGGCACACAGCGGGGGGCGCCTACCCGGTTCCAGCAGGGTCCCGGTTTGGTTTACACACCGAGCATGGGCGAAGCAGCTCCCGTTAACGCACCCAAGTTACGGCTGTGTGCACGCAGAAACCATCTCAAtgtatttcctctcttttttttttttttcctccgcGCTTTGCTTCTTCCTCAGACTAACAGAGGGAAGTTAGTCAGGAGATAAAGTATGGAAATTTGATTAACTGCTCAGTAATAGCAACAGCATAACCTGGCTATGACAGAGGAGCTCAGGGACCTGGTATGTAATTTGCTTGAGGGTGGATGAGTTCCTAGGAAATGTGGCATGGCTCCACCGGTACCTATGGCTCCGCAGGGATTTGCAGGTCAGGACTTTGTGACGCGCCTGAGGGGACACAAACGCCTGAAGATACCTGAGAGCTGGTCACTGGCAATGACTGCAAAAGAACATTCCTACAGTGGTGCGTTGCGGTGTGCCTTACCAAAAAGCACCTGTTGatatttacatttcttatttttcattaggtgaaaaaaacacacttcttCCTGGGCTTATTTGCACTAAGCCATCACCATCTTTCAAGGGCTCGGCACCCTCGCTGACTTCTGCAACACTCATCTGACATCTACTAATGCAAAGGTATGCAAATACAAAGGGTAACTAAATATATACTCTCACAATTGTAGCTTTGCTTTTGGAGCAGAATACGGGATGTTTAGAGCTCAGATGAGCAATTTAAATTTCCCCATTGTCAACCAGGTCTTGAAACTTTGTTGTTTGAACCCAACCACTCCTGTCAACTAAAAACAAGTTTAAAGATAATTGAAGAACTTTACTATTTAAACAGCTATTGAAGCTGTTTGCCTCCTCATAATCACTCAAGAATTTCTTCACGTGGTTCTGATTTAAATCTAACCCTTTGCCCAGatattgtgtttttaaaatgccactCAGGCTTGAAGCAGGAAGttaaaagaacagcagaagaaattgtTCATCAGTATACATGACTGAGCAAACATCAAGATAGGCACTCTCATACTTTGTGACTTTTTTGGATTTAATATTTAAACTGGCTTAAGTAGGTACAATTTCCCCATCAAAATTATAAGTATCTCCAAACTCCTGAAAAACTGACACACTGTATTTTTGGCAGGTCTGTAGTCACAGCAGCAAACTTCTAGGTCTCTTA
The genomic region above belongs to Anser cygnoides isolate HZ-2024a breed goose chromosome 19, Taihu_goose_T2T_genome, whole genome shotgun sequence and contains:
- the TRIM25 gene encoding E3 ubiquitin/ISG15 ligase TRIM25 isoform X2, with amino-acid sequence MAALTRASSEPSLAALEEELTCSICLSLFNSPVTVPCGHNFCTSCLELTWAGLETGFSCPQCRATFAGRPQLRKNTVLCRVVEQLQGCAGGEQQQQQQQQRQEDEDEEDEAVAEEAAAPVCCDSCLQAQAVQTCLTCMASFCAEHLRPHHDSPAFRDHQLCPPVRDLQQRKCSQHNKLFEFFCRQHGTCICSLCLLSHKLCHASPLQQAKADAESALKKKLTELHNQSEKATQAMNSVKTSQSQAAETAARKRDLMRNEFLEIKALIEEKENQIFKVITEEEKRVCKKFDYIYTVLGSKKNEIQSLRDQIEMALTEHDDVLFLKRAAALQRASTKEAFVPVIEMDQNLIHNAYQSAINLKEIVKHTVSQPKEKRPEGCHWLSWPQGHSAGSWSSGCLPGPPGPFPLRCSPTEKQTPRKTKPPLAAALNRSVPGKKLPGPQRTYKEKKPCQIQEPLQEEADNPDKKFPISFGATSTGATSTGALKAAAAANTKDLISSFLQKDREELLQYAANITLDFNTAHNKVLLSDRYTKMSVSDSPLNYNHHPQRFTYCSQVLGFQCFKRGIHYWEVELQQKNFCAIGICYGSMDREGPDSRLGRNSSSWCIEWFNSKISAWHNDVEKNLPNVKATKIGVLLHCEGGFVIFLAVGEKLNLIYKFKTQFTEALYPAFWVFSSGTVLSLCQMKQ
- the TRIM25 gene encoding E3 ubiquitin/ISG15 ligase TRIM25 isoform X3: MAALTRASSEPSLAALEEELTCSICLSLFNSPVTVPCGHNFCTSCLELTWAGLETGFSCPQCRATFAGRPQLRKNTVLCRVVEQLQGCAGGEQQQQQQQQRQEDEDEEDEAVAEEAAAPVCCDSCLQAQAVQTCLTCMASFCAEHLRPHHDSPAFRDHQLCPPVRDLQQRKCSQHNKLFEFFCRQHGTCICSLCLLSHKLCHASPLQQAKADAESALKKKLTELHNQSEKATQAMNSVKTSQSQAAETAARKRDLMRNEFLEIKALIEEKENQIFKVITEEEKRVCKKFDYIYTVLGSKKNEIQSLRDQIEMALTEHDDVLFLKRAAALQRASTKEAFVPVIEMDQNLIHNAYQSAINLKEIVKHTVSQPKEKRPEGCHWLSWPQGHSAGSWSSGCLPGPPGPFPLRCSPTEKQTPRKTKPPLAAALNRSVPGKKLPGPQRTYKEKKPCQIQEPLQEEADNRAPSTGATSTGATSTGALKAAAAANTKDLISSFLQKDREELLQYAANITLDFNTAHNKVLLSDRYTKMSVSDSPLNYNHHPQRFTYCSQVLGFQCFKRGIHYWEVELQQKNFCAIGICYGSMDREGPDSRLGRNSSSWCIEWFNSKISAWHNDVEKNLPNVKATKIGVLLHCEGGFVIFLAVGEKLNLIYKFKTQFTEALYPAFWVFSSGTVLSLCQMKQ
- the TRIM25 gene encoding E3 ubiquitin/ISG15 ligase TRIM25 isoform X1, whose amino-acid sequence is MAALTRASSEPSLAALEEELTCSICLSLFNSPVTVPCGHNFCTSCLELTWAGLETGFSCPQCRATFAGRPQLRKNTVLCRVVEQLQGCAGGEQQQQQQQQRQEDEDEEDEAVAEEAAAPVCCDSCLQAQAVQTCLTCMASFCAEHLRPHHDSPAFRDHQLCPPVRDLQQRKCSQHNKLFEFFCRQHGTCICSLCLLSHKLCHASPLQQAKADAESALKKKLTELHNQSEKATQAMNSVKTSQSQAAETAARKRDLMRNEFLEIKALIEEKENQIFKVITEEEKRVCKKFDYIYTVLGSKKNEIQSLRDQIEMALTEHDDVLFLKRAAALQRASTKEAFVPVIEMDQNLIHNAYQSAINLKEIVKHTVSQPKEKRPEGCHWLSWPQGHSAGSWSSGCLPGPPGPFPLRCSPTEKQTPRKTKPPLAAALNRSVPGKKLPGPQRTYKEKKPCQIQEPLQEEADNPDKKFPISFGAPSTGATSTGATSTGALKAAAAANTKDLISSFLQKDREELLQYAANITLDFNTAHNKVLLSDRYTKMSVSDSPLNYNHHPQRFTYCSQVLGFQCFKRGIHYWEVELQQKNFCAIGICYGSMDREGPDSRLGRNSSSWCIEWFNSKISAWHNDVEKNLPNVKATKIGVLLHCEGGFVIFLAVGEKLNLIYKFKTQFTEALYPAFWVFSSGTVLSLCQMKQ
- the TRIM25 gene encoding E3 ubiquitin/ISG15 ligase TRIM25 isoform X4, giving the protein MAALTRASSEPSLAALEEELTCSICLSLFNSPVTVPCGHNFCTSCLELTWAGLETGFSCPQCRATFAGRPQLRKNTVLCRVVEQLQGCAGGEQQQQQQQQRQEDEDEEDEAVAEEAAAPVCCDSCLQAQAVQTCLTCMASFCAEHLRPHHDSPAFRDHQLCPPVRDLQQRKCSQHNKLFEFFCRQHGTCICSLCLLSHKLCHASPLQQAKADAESALKKKLTELHNQSEKATQAMNSVKTSQSQAAETAARKRDLMRNEFLEIKALIEEKENQIFKVITEEEKRVCKKFDYIYTVLGSKKNEIQSLRDQIEMALTEHDDVLFLKRAAALQRASTKEAFVPVIEMDQNLIHNAYQSAINLKEIVKHTVSQPKEKRPEGCHWLSWPQGHSAGSWSSGCLPGPPGPFPLRCSPTEKQTPRKTKPPLAAALNRSVPGKKLPGPQRTYKEKKPCQIQEPLQEEADNRATSTGATSTGALKAAAAANTKDLISSFLQKDREELLQYAANITLDFNTAHNKVLLSDRYTKMSVSDSPLNYNHHPQRFTYCSQVLGFQCFKRGIHYWEVELQQKNFCAIGICYGSMDREGPDSRLGRNSSSWCIEWFNSKISAWHNDVEKNLPNVKATKIGVLLHCEGGFVIFLAVGEKLNLIYKFKTQFTEALYPAFWVFSSGTVLSLCQMKQ
- the TRIM25 gene encoding E3 ubiquitin/ISG15 ligase TRIM25 isoform X5 produces the protein MAALTRASSEPSLAALEEELTCSICLSLFNSPVTVPCGHNFCTSCLELTWAGLETGFSCPQCRATFAGRPQLRKNTVLCRVVEQLQGCAGGEQQQQQQQQRQEDEDEEDEAVAEEAAAPVCCDSCLQAQAVQTCLTCMASFCAEHLRPHHDSPAFRDHQLCPPVRDLQQRKCSQHNKLFEFFCRQHGTCICSLCLLSHKLCHASPLQQAKADAESALKKKLTELHNQSEKATQAMNSVKTSQSQAAETAARKRDLMRNEFLEIKALIEEKENQIFKVITEEEKRVCKKFDYIYTVLGSKKNEIQSLRDQIEMALTEHDDVLFLKRAAALQRASTKEAFVPVIEMDQNLIHNAYQSAINLKEIVKHTVSQPKEKRPEEKQTPRKTKPPLAAALNRSVPGKKLPGPQRTYKEKKPCQIQEPLQEEADNPDKKFPISFGAPSTGATSTGATSTGALKAAAAANTKDLISSFLQKDREELLQYAANITLDFNTAHNKVLLSDRYTKMSVSDSPLNYNHHPQRFTYCSQVLGFQCFKRGIHYWEVELQQKNFCAIGICYGSMDREGPDSRLGRNSSSWCIEWFNSKISAWHNDVEKNLPNVKATKIGVLLHCEGGFVIFLAVGEKLNLIYKFKTQFTEALYPAFWVFSSGTVLSLCQMKQ